TTTATTTAATAAGGATATAAATGCCAACAATTTCACAATTAGTAAGAAAAGGAAGGAGCACAATTACCAAGAAGAGTAAATCGGCTGCTTTGGATTCTTGCCCACAGAGACGTGGAGTATGTACGCGTGTTTACACCACTACACCAAAAAAACCAAATTCTGCCATGCGCAAGGTGGCCAGGGTTAGGTTGACCAATGGCAAAGAGGTGAACGCATATATTCCAGGTGAGGGGCACAATCTCCAGGAGCACTCGATAGTATTGGTAAGAGGTGGAAGGGTGAAGGATTTGCCAGGTGTGCGATACCATATCGTACGGGGAGCTTTGGATACTGCAGGTGTTGCAGGTAGGACACAACGTCGTTCAAAGTACGGTGCAAAACGCCCTAAAAAGTAATTCAACTTTTAGAAGGAAGTCATGAGAAAAAGACAAGCGAAAAAAAGACCATTATTGCCCGATCCAAGGTTTAATGACCAATTGGTGACGAGGTTCGTGAATATGATGATGTGGGACGGAAAGAAATCCGTCGCCTTCAAGGTTTTCTATGATGCGATCGATATTGTTGACCAAAAGAAAACCGACGATGAAAAAACAGCCCTTGAGCTGTGGAAAGATGCCCTTTCCAATGTTATGCCCCATGTAGAAGTACGCAGTAGGAGGGTAGGTGGTGCAACTTTCCAAATTCCTATGCAGATCCGTCCAGATCGAAAGATTTCAACGGCTATGAAGTGGTTGATTAACTATGCACGTAGACGAAACGAGAAATCCATGGCACAAAAACTGGCGGCTGAGATTTTGGCAGCGGCAAAAGAAGAAGGTGCTGCTGTTAAGAAAAGAGTAGATACGCATAAAATGGCCGAGGCCAACAAAGCATTCTCCCACTTCAGATTTTAATTCACAATGGCAAGAGATTTAAAATACACAAGGAATATTGGTATTGCGGCCCATATCGATGCCGGAAAAACCACGACTACGGAACGTATTCTTTTTTATACCGGTGTAAGTCACAAGATTGGTGAGGTGCACGACGGTGCCGCTACCATGGACTGGATGGAGCAGGAGCAGGAGCGCGGTATTACCATTACTTCGGCGGCCACCACCTGTACATGGCAGTTCCCAACGGAAAATGGCCAGCCGACCGCTGACGCAAAAGGATACCACTTTAATATCATAGATACTCCTGGACACGTGGACTTTACCGTTGAGGTAAACCGATCGTTACGTGTTTTGGACGGATTGGTGTTTTTGTTCAGTGCGGTTGATGGTGTAGAGCCCCAATCCGAAACAAACTGGAGATTGGCCGATAACTATAAGGTGCCTCGAATTGGTTTCGTGAACAAAATGGACCGTCAAGGTTCCAATTTCTTGAACGTGTGTAAGCAGGTCAAGGAAATGTTGGGATCCAATGCGGTGCCTATTGTTTTGCCAATTGGTGAGGAGGCCGATTTTAAAGGTATCGTTGACCTGGCCAAGAACAGGGCAATTGTATGGCATGATGAGAACTTCGGTTCAACTTTCGATGTTATCGATATTCCTGCCGAAATGCAGGATGAGGTTTCTGAGTATAGGGCTGCTTTGATTGAAGCGGTGGCGGAATATGATGAGGAGTTGATGGAGAAATTCTTCGAGGATGAAGATTCCATTACCGAGGAAGAAGTGCATGCAGCTTTAAGGGCAGCAGTTATGGATAGGGCCATTATTCCAATGATATGCGGTTCGTCCTTTAAAAACAAGGGGGTTCAGTTCTTGTTGGATGCTGTTTGCCGTTACCTGCCATCACCCTTGGACAAAGATGATATCGTAGGTACCGATCCCGATACAGGAAATGAAATTACAAGAAAGCCAGACCCAAAGGAGCCTTTCTCTGCTTTGGCTTTTAAAATCGCCACAGATCCATTTGTCGGACGTCTGGCATTTTTTAGGGCATATTCCGGTCGTTTGGATGCCGGTTCTTATATTTTGAATAACCGTTCCGGTAAGAAAGAACGTATTTCACGGATTTACCAAATGCACTCAAACAAGCAGAATGCGATTGAGTTCATTGAGGCTGGGGACATAGGTGCCGCGGTTGGATTTAAGGATATTAAGACAGGGGATACGATGTCTTCGGAAAAACATCCCATTGTGCTTGAAAGTATGGACTTCCCCGATCCCGTAATTGGTATTGCCGTGGAGCCCAAAACCAAGGCCGATGTGGATAGATTGGGAATGTCTTTGGCGAAGTTGGCTGAAGAAGATCCAACTTTTCAGGTAAAGACCGATGAAGCATCCGGACAGACCATTATCTCCGGTATGGGTGAACTTCACCTGGATATTATCGTTGATCGTTTGAGACGCGAATTCAAGGTTGAGGTAAACCAGGGTCAACCACAGGTGGAGTACAAAGAAGCACTTACCGCAAAAGCCGACCATCGGGAGGTCTACAAGAAGCAGACCGGTGGTAGGGGTAAGTTTGCCGATATCGTATTTACCATGGAGCCTGCCAGTGAAGAAACAAAAGCTGGCTTGGAGTTCATCAATGAAATCAAGGGAGGTAACATTCCCAAGGAATACATTCCATCCGTAGAAAAAGGATTTAAAGAAGCCATGAAGAATGGTCCTTTGGCCGGATTTGAGATGGATTCCATGAAGATTACCTTAAAAGACGGGTCTTTCCACCCTGTGGATTCTGATTCGTTGTCCTTTGAGTTGGCTGCCAAATTAGGGTATAAGGAGGCTGCTAAAGCGGCAAGGGCCGTATTGATGGAGCCAATTATGAAGTTGGAAGTATTGACCCCGGAAGAAAACATGGGGGATATCGTTGGTGACCTGAACCGTAGAAGGGGCCAGGTAAACAATATGGATGATAGGGCCGGTTCCAAAGTAATTAAGGCCGAAGTGCCATTGTCCGAGATGTTCGGCTATGTAACTGCGCTTAGGACATTGAGTTCAGGTCGTGCAACTTCCACAATGGAATTTTCACATTATGCCGAGACACCTACAAACATTGCAGAAGAGGTGATTAAGGCAACTAAAGGTGTAACCGCATAATTTTCAGAAGATGAGTCAAAAAATCAGAATTAAATTAAAGTCTTACGACCACAATTTGGTGGACAAGTCTGCTGAAAAAATTGTGAAGACGGTCAAGACAACAGGAGCTGTCGTAACGGGTCCCATCCCATTGCCGACACATAAAAAAATCTTTACGGTTTTGCGTTCACCACACGTGAACAAGAAATCCAGAGAGCAATTTCAATTGAGTTCTTACAAGCGTTTGCTTGATATTTATAGTTCTTCTTCCAAAACAATTGATGCTTTAATGAAATTAGAGCTCCCAAGTGGTGTGGAAGTCGAAATAAAAGTGTAAATTTGCACGCCCTTTTTAGGAAGGGATTACATGTCCGGAGCCGCGAGCAAAGGAAAAACGGGAAAAAAGAATAAAAATCTGGGTCACAGACTATGTTCTTTGACCCAATTTTTTTGCCAGAAAATGGCATTTTAAAAAGAAAAAAGCAATAAATAATAGAATATGTCTGGGTTAATTGGAAAAAAAATCGGCATGACCAGCATTTTTGATGAGAACGGAAGGAACATTCCATGTACTGTCATTCAAGCTGGGCCATGCGTGGTTACCCAAGTCAGAACCGAAGAGGTAGACGGGTACAGTGCCCTTCAACTCGGTTTCGATGACAAGGCAGAAAAACGTGCTAGCAAGGCTGAACAAGGCCATTACAAAAAAGCAGGTACTTCGCCCAAAAAGAAAGTCGTTGAGTTCCGTGATTTTGAAGGAGAATACAAATTGGGCGACACCGTTGGTGTTGATCTTTTTGTGGAAGGTGAGTTTGTGGATGTAGTTGGGACCTCCAAAGGAAAAGGTTTCCAGGGGGTAGTGAAAAGGCATGGTTTTGCCGGTGTTGGACAAGCAACGCATGGTCAGCACAACAGGCTTCGTGCCCCTGGTTCCATTGGTGCCGCCTCCACGCCATCAAAAGTAGTAAAAGGCTTGCGAATGGCTGGTAGAATGGGAGGTGAACGTGTAACCGTCCAAAACCTTCGTGTGTTGAAAATAGTGCCTGAAAAGAACCTTATTGTTGTTAAGGGGGCTGTTCCAGGTCATAAAAATGCTTACGTAACCGTAGAAAAATAAGGGTATGAAAGTAGCAGTATTGGATATTAATGGTAAGGATACAGGAAGAAAGGTAGAACTTTCTGACGATGTGTTCGGTATTGAGCCTAACAATCATGCCATTTATTTGGATGTAAAGCAGTATTTGGCGCACCAGCGCCAAGGTACGCACAAGGCCAAGGAAAGAGCTGAAATTGCAGGAAGTACGCGTAAGTTGAAAAAGCAAAAAGGTACCGGTACCGCAAGGGCAGGAAGTATCAAATCCCCCGTTTTTAGGGGTGGTGGCCGAATTTTTGGTCCAAGACCAAGAAATTATAGTCAAAAGCTGAACAAAAATGTAAAGCGTTTGGCCCGTAAATCGGCATTCAGTCTAAAATCCAAGGAAAAAGCATTGCTGGTGGTCGAGGACTTCAATTTTGAAGCGCCTAAGACCAAGGATTATGTGTCTTTTTTGAATTCTTTGGGAATTGCGGACAAAAGGTCCTTAGTAGTATTGGGCGGTGGCAATGACAATGTGTTTTTGTCTTCACGAAACCTTAAACGTTCCGAAGTGGTGACCAATGACCAATTGAGTACCTACAAAATCATGAATGCGAAAAGTGTTGTGCTTTTGGAAGGGGCAGTAGAACAAATACAGGCTAATCTTACAAAATAGGAAAGCGATGAGTGTATTGATAAAACCAATCATAACAGAGAAAATGACCGCGGATAGCGAGTTGTTCAATCGTTACGGTTTCTATGTTGACCCAAAGGCCAACAAATTGGAAATCAAGGAAGCCGTGGAAAGTACATATGGCGTTTCCGTTGAAAAGGTTAGAACCATGAATTACGGTCCAAATCGGAAAACGAGGTATACCAAGACCGGAATTCAACATGGCAAAACGAATGCCTTGAAAAAAGCTATCGTTGATGTTGCCGAAGGTGATATTATTGATTTTTACAGCAATATATAACAGAGGGTAATGGCAGTTAGAAAATTAAAACCCATCACTCCTGGTCAGCGTTTTAGAGTAGTAAACGGATTTGACGCGATTACTACTGATAAGCCGGAGAAGAGTTTGCTCGCTCCGTTAAAAAAGACCGGAGGTAGAAACAGTCAAGGGAAAATGACCATGCGCCACAGAGGTGGGGGTCACAAAAGGAGGTATCGTATCATTGATTTCAAGCGTGATAAGTATGGTGTGGAAGCTGAGGTGAAATCAATTCAATATGACCCAAATAGAACAGCATTCATCGCCCTATTGGAATATAAGGATGGTGAAAAAAGATACGTTATAGCGCAAAATGGATTGCAAGTAGGTCAGAAAGTAATTTCCGGGGAAAAAGCGGCACCAGAGATTGGCAATGCCATGCCTTTGGGTGAAATTCCTCTGGGGACCATTATTTCTTGCATTGAATTGCGTCCGGGACAGGGAGCGAACATGGCCCGTAGTGCAGGGACTTTTGCACAATTAATGGCAAAAGACGGAAAGTTTGTGACCGTAAAATTGCCAAGTGGGGAGACCCGAATGATATTGGCAACTTGTATGGCCACGATAGGGGCCGTTTCGAATTCGGACCACCAACTCCTGGTTTCCGGTAAAGCAGGTAGAAGTAGGTGGTTGGGTAGAAGACCAAGAACAAGACCGGTAGTAATGAACCCTGTCGATCACCCAATGGGTGGTGGTGAAGGAAGGGCTTCCGGAGGTCACCCAAGATCAAGAAACGGTATTCCTGCCAAGGGATATAGAACCCGTTCCTTGACCAAAGACAGCAACAGATATATTGTAGAACGAAGAAAGAAATAGGAAAACATGGCACGTTCACTTAAAAAAGGACCATTCGTTCACCATAGTTTGGAGAAAAAAGTCCAGGCCAATGTAGAGTCGGGCAAGAAGACCGTCATCAAAACATGGTCAAGGGCTTCAATGATAACCCCTGATTTTGTAGGGCAGACCATTGCGGTACATAATGGAAGGCAATTTGTCCCTGTATATGTTACTGAAAACATGGTAGGCCACAAATTGGGCGAATTTTCACCTACCCGTTCCTTTAGGGGGCATGCGGGTGCTAAAAACAAAGGTAAAAAGTAATAGGCGATGGGAGTTCGAAAAAGACAAATGGCAGAACGTATTAAGGCAGAAAAGAAAGACTTGGCTTTTGCTAAGTTGAACAACTGTCCAACGTCTCCACGAAAAATGCGGTTGGTTGCGGATTTGATCCGTGGCAAACAAATTGAAATGGCCCTGGCCATACTTCGGTTCAATCCAAAAGAAGCCTCAAGAAGGTTGGAGAAACTATTGCTATCCGCAATCGCCAACTGGGAAGCTAAAAATGAGGATGCCAGTATTGAGGACGCCGATTTGTATATAAAGGAAATCCGTGTGGACGGTGGGACAATGTTGAAAAGACTGCGTCCTGCACCTCAGGGACGGGCCCACAGAATCAGAAAACGTTCCAACCATGTAACCCTGGTTTTGGGCGCACATAATAATGTAACAACAGAAACAACGGCTTAAGTATATGGGACAGAAAACCAATCCGATAGGAAATCGTTTAGGAATCATCAGGGGATGGGAATCCAACTGGTACGGAGGAAACGATTACGGTGATAAGTTGGCAGAGGATGACAAAATCAGGAAGTACATCCATGCACGTTTGGCAAAAGCCAGTGTTTCCAGGGTGATTATTGAAAGAACCCTAAAATTGATTACCATTACCATTACTACGGCAAGGCCCGGTATCATTATTGGTAAGGGAGGTCAAGAAGTTGATAGACTTAAAGAGGAATTGAAGAAAATCACCAATAAGGAGGTTCAAATCAATATCCATGAAATAAAAAGACCGGAATTGGATGCCAATTTGGTGGCCGCCAGTATTGCAAGGCAGATAGAAAGTAGGATTTCCTATCGTAGAGCAATAAAAATGGCGATTGCTGCGGCCATTCGTATGAATGCTGAAGGAATCAAAGTGCAGATTTCGGGTCGTTTGAACGGGGCTGAAATGGCGCGTTCAGAAACATACAAAGATGGTAGAATTCCGTTGTCGACCTTCCGTGCCGATGTGGACTATGCCCTGGAAGAGGCCCATACCACTTATGGTAGGTTGGGTATCAAGGTGTGGATCATGAAGGGTGAGGTTTATGGCAAACGTGAGCTTTCCCCGCTGATAGGACTTTCCAAAGGAGGTTCCAAAGGAGGGAAACAAGACGGAGGCAAAAGGCAACGAAGAAGAAAATAATTGAGTTTAAAGCGCAGGTAAGATGTTACAGCCGAAAAGAACAAAATTTAGAAAAGCCCAGAAAGGGAGAATGAAGGGAATATCCCAAAGGGGCCACCAACTTTCCAATGGAATGTTCGGTATCAAATCCTTGGATTCCCACTTTATTACTTCCCGTCAAATTGAAGCGGCGCGTATTGCTGCTACACGTTATATGAAAAGGCAAGGGCAGCTATGGATCAAAATTTTCCCGGACAAGCCCATTACCAAAAAGCCTTTGGAAGTACGGATGGGTAAAGGTAAGGGTGCCCCAGAGTACTGGGTGGCTGTGGTCAAACCTGGGCGAATTATGTTTGAGGTGGGCGGTGTGCCCCATGATATTGCAAAGGAAGCCTTGCGATTGGCAGCACAGAAGCTACCTGTAAAAACAAAATTTATAGTGGCCAGGGATTACGCTGGATAAACTGATAGATCATGAAACAAGCAGAAATTAGGGAATTATCGGTTGAAGAGCTTCAGCAAAAATTGGCTGAATCAAAGAAAGAATATGCGGATTTGAAAATGGCCCACTCCGTGACGCCGTTGGAAAACCCAATGCAGATACGAAAAACGAGAAGAACGGTCGCAAGATTGGCAACAGAGTTAAGTAAAAGGGAACAAGAATAACGGATTGTGCCTTATGGAAGAGACAACAATTAGAAATTTAAGAAAAGAAAGAATAGGGGTCGTTACCAGTAACAAAATGGAAAAATCCATTGTGGTTTCTGAGGTAAAGCGTGTAAAGCACCCTATGTACGGTAAATTCGTTTTGAAGACCAAGAAGTATGTTGCCCATGACGAGAAGAACGATTGCAATGAAGGCGATACCGTACGCATTATGGAAACAAGGCCTTTGAGCAAAACCAAATGCTGGAGGTTGGTAGAAATCATTGAAAGAGCTAAATAATCATGGTACAACAGGAATCAAGATTAAAAGTTGCGGATAATACAGGTGCCAAGGAGGTACTTACCATTCGTGTACTTGGGGGAACAAAAAGAAGGTATGCCTCATTGGGGGACAAGATTGTGGTCACCGTAAAGGAAGCCGCTCCCAACGGAGCAGTAAAAAAAGGTTCTGTTTCCACTGCGGTGGTAGTACGTACCAAGAAAGAAGTAAGAAGGCCCGATGGTTCGTACATCAGATTTGATGATAATGCCTGTGTGCTGCTCAATCCGGCCGGAGAGATGAGGGGCACCCGTGTGTTTGGACCTGTTGCCAGGGAATTGCGCGATAAGCAGTATATGAAAATTGTTTCATTGGCCCCTGAGGTACTTTAAAAGATATTGAAATGAAGTTGAAGATCAAAACAGGAGATACCGTTACCGTTATTGCCGGGGACCATAAAGGTTCCGAGGGAAAGGTGATGAGTGTTGACCTTAAGAAGAACAAGGCCATTGTGGAAGGTGTAAATGTTGTGAAAAAACATGAAAAGCCCAGTGCACAAAACCCTCAAGGGGGCATTGTCGAAAAAGAGGCACCGATTCATATTTCCAATCTTTCATTGATGGAAAATGGAGAGGCCGTTAGAGTTGGTTTTGCCTTTAAGGATGGTAAAAAAGTAAGAGTATCCAAAAAAACAGGAGAAACAGTCTAGTCATGAGCTATATACCAAGACTAAAGCAAGAATATAAGGAACGCGTGGTGAAGGCCCTATCCGAGGAGTTCGGGTACAAAAACATCATGCAGGTTCCCAAACTGCAAAAAATTGTGGTTAGCCGTGGTGTTGGAGCGGCTGTTGCCGACAAAAAACTGATCGATCATGCAGTGGATGAACTGACCATGATTACAGGGCAAAAAGCGGTTTCCACCATGTCCAAAAAGGATGTTGCAGCCTTTAAGTTACGTAAGGGAATGCCCATTGGTGCGAAAGTTACGTTACGAGGAGAGCGTATGTATGAGTTTTTGGATCGATTGATTACCTCTGCATTGCCACGGGTCAGGGATTTCCAAGGGGTTAGGGCCACTGGTTTTGACGGACGTGGAAATTACAACCTAGGGGTTACCGAGCAAATCATTTTTCCAGAAATCAATATTGACAAAATCAACAGGATCAACGGAATGGATATCACTTTTGTGACTTCCGCTGACACGGATAAGGAAGCAAAATCATTGTTGAGCGAATTGGGTTTACCCTTTAAAAAGAATTAAGATGGCCAAAGAATCAATGAAAGCCCGTGAACGAAAAAGGGCGAAAATGGTAGCCAAATATGCCGAGAAAAGAAAAGCTTTAAAAGAAGCCGGAGATTACGAAGCATTGCAAAAACTCCCTAAGAACGCTTCTCCTGTGCGTATGCGCAATAGGTGTAAGTTAACGGGAAGGCCCAGAGGGTACATGAGGACTTTTGGGATTTCCAGGGTAACTTTTAGGGAAATGGCCAACAAAGGATTAATTCCAGGTGTAACAAAAGCAAGCTGGTAAAATTGAATGTGGAATGACGAATTTAGATTGTAGCACATTGAGTAATGAAAAATTGATAATTCAACATTCGTAATTCAACATTTGTAATTCATAATTAAGAAAGATGCTAACAGATCCAATTTCAGATTATTTGACACGAATTAGAAATGCCAGCCGTGCTGGGCATAGGGTTGTCAATATTCCTGCTTCCAACTTGAAGAAAGAAATGACCAAAATCCTTTTTGACCAAGGCTTTATTCTAAGTTATAAGTTCGAGGAGGACAAGGTACAGGGAAACATAAAGATTGCATTGAAATATGACAAGTTCACCAAAGAGCCAGTTATCAAAAAATTGCAACGCGTAAGTAAGCCCGGACTAAGAAAATATGTAAATGCCGGTGAATTGCCACGGGTACTTAACGGATTGGGAATAGCAATTGTTTCCACTTCCCATGGTGTAATGACAAGTAAACAGGCGGGCAAAGAGAATGTAGGTGGCGAGGTATTGTGCTACGTATATTAAAAAGAAAACGAACAAGAGATGTCAAGAATAGGTAATAACCCAATCCCAATTCCAGAAGGAGTTACCATAGAGGTAAAGGACAACGCCGTAACAGTAAAAGGAAAACTTGGAGAATTGACCCAAGAGTTTAACGGCGTGGAAATGAAAATGGAAGAAGGTAGTTTAACGGTGTCAAGAACCTCCGAATCCAAAGACCATAAGGCAAAACATGGTTTGTACAGAGCCCTGGTCAATAATATGGTGGAAGGTGTTTCCAAAGGTTGGACCAAGGAATTGGAATTGGTAGGGGTAGGATATCGTGCCAGCAACCAAGGACAGAAATTGGATTTGGCACTTGGTTTTTCGCACAACATTGTAATGGATATTGCTCCAGAAGTAAAGATTGAAACTGTTTCCGAGAAAGGGAAGAACCCAATCGTAAAACTTACTTCGCACGACAAGCAATTGGTTGGTGCAGTGGCCGCAAAAATCCGTTCGTTCAGAAAGCCTGAACCTTACAAAGGAAAAGGTATCAAGTTCGTTGGAGAGCAAATTAGAAGAAAAGCAGGTAAATCAGCTTAATAGATAGAAAAATGGGATTATCAAAGTCTGATAGAAAATTACGTATACGACGAAGGATTAGAAAAGTTTCCTTTGGGACCGAGACCCGTCCACGTTTGTCCGTATTCCGTAGTAACAAGGAAATCTATGCCCAATTGATTGATGATAACGCAGGAAAAACGTTGGTTGCAGCTTCATCACGGGACAAAGGTATCGATGCAAAGGGCACCAAGACAGAAATTGCGGCCGCCGTTGGAAAAGCGATTGCCGAAAAAGCAAAGAAAGTAGGTGTTGAAACTGTAGCCTTTGATAGAGGGGGCAATCTTTATCACGGTCGGGTTAAAGCCTTGGCCGAAGGAGCAAGGGAAGCAGGACTTAAATTCTAAATCATATGTATCAGAAGTATAAAAACGTAGAAACGGTTAAACCTGGAGGTTTAGAATTAAAGGACCGTCTTGTTGGTGTGCAAAGGGTAACCAAGGTAACCAAAGGTGGTCGTGCCTTCGGATTCTCTGCCATAGTTGTTGTAGGGGACGAGAACGGTGTTGTAGGCCACGGTTTGGGGAAATCCAAGGAAGTTGCCACGGCAATTGCCAAGGCCATTGAGGATGCCAAAAAGAATTTGATTCGAATTCCCTTGAACAAGGGAACCTTGCCACACGAGCAAAAAGGAAAATACGGAGGGGCAAAGGTCTTTATCAAACCGGCCTCACAGGGTACCGGGGTAATTGCGGGAGGTGCCGTACGTGCGGTATTGGAATCCGTTGGGGTACACGATGTACTTTCAAAATCCCAAGGTTCTTCCAATCCCCACAATGTGGTAAAAGCAACATTTGATGCATTACTGCAATTGCGCGATGCGAATACCGTAGCCAAACAGCGTGGAATAAGCGTAGAAAAAGTATTTAAAGGATAAGTCATGGCGAAGATTAAAGTGAAGCAGGTTAAGAGTGCCATTAAAAGGCCACAAAACCAAAAAAGGACATTGGCAGCACTTGGGCTTAGAAAATTGGGCCAAGTTGTGGAGCATGATGATACGCCAAACATCCTTGGAATGATAAATAAAGTAAAACACTTGGTTTCTACCGAGGAAGCATAAAACGAACAACATGGATTTAAGCAATTTAAAGCCAGCAGAGGGTTCCACCCATAGACACGGAAAGAGGCTTGGTAGAGGAGAAGGCTCGGGAAAAGGTGGAACGGCCGCTCGTGGACATAAAGGGGCAAAGTCCAGATCCGGGTATTCCAAAAAGATAGGTTTTGAAGGGGGGCAAATGCCGCTACAACGTCGAGTACCAAAATTTGGATTCAAAAATATTAACCGTAAGGAGTATCAGCCCGTTAATTTGGACAAGCTCCAAGCTTTGGTGGATAACAAGTTGGTCAAAGGGGAAGTGACCTTTGAAAACCTCGTAGAGAACAGATTGGTTGGTAAAAACAAATTGGTAAAGATTTTAGGCGATGGGGAATTGAAGGCCAAGCTTAAGGTTTCTGCCCATAAATTTAGTGCTTCGGCAAAGGCCGCTATTGAGGCAGCTGGAGGTGAGGCAATAAATTTATAACACAACAGTATGAAAAAGTTTATTGAGACCATATCCAATATTTGGAAAATTGAGGAGCTAAGACAACGCATCTTGGTTACCTTGGGATTGTTGTTGGTATACCGTTTTGGTGCACAAGTTGTCCTGCCAGGTATTGATACTACGCAATTGGCAGAATTGGCCGATAATGCTGGTGATGGAATTTTAGGACTTTTGAATGCTTTTACCGGAGGGGCCTTTGCCAACGCTTCGGTGTTTGCCCTGGGTATTATGCCCTATATCTCCGCGTCCATTGTGGTACAGTTAATGAGTATTGCCATTCCCTACCTTCAAAAATTGGATAAGGAAGGTGAAAGTGGTCGTAAAACAAAAAACCAGATTACGCGCTGGTTGACCATAGGAATATGTATTGTTCAAGCACCTGCATATTTATATGGACTGGGAGCCCTGGGGGTTCCGGATAGTGCCTTTATCCTAGGGAAAGGATTGGATTTTATTGTCCCAGCCGTAATTATTTTGGTGACAGGTTGTGTATTTGCGATGTGGTTGGGGGAGAAGATTACGGATAAGGGAATTGGAAACGGTATCTCCCTTTTGATCATGATAGGGATCATTGCGACCATGCCACAATCATTTGTTCAGGAATTTATCTCAAGAACCACCAATAATACGGGCGGATTGATGTTCATGTTGATTGAGATCATTATTTGGTTCCTGGTGATTTTGGCCAGTGTACTTTTGGTCATGGCCATTCGTCAGATTCCCGTACAGTACGCAAGACGGAGTGCATCTGGCGGATATGAAAAGAATATTATGGGTTCACGCCAGTATATCCCATTAAAATTGAATGCTTCCGGTGTAATGCCCATTATTTTTGCCCAAGCCATTATGTTT
The sequence above is a segment of the Muricauda sp. SCSIO 64092 genome. Coding sequences within it:
- the secY gene encoding preprotein translocase subunit SecY; its protein translation is MKKFIETISNIWKIEELRQRILVTLGLLLVYRFGAQVVLPGIDTTQLAELADNAGDGILGLLNAFTGGAFANASVFALGIMPYISASIVVQLMSIAIPYLQKLDKEGESGRKTKNQITRWLTIGICIVQAPAYLYGLGALGVPDSAFILGKGLDFIVPAVIILVTGCVFAMWLGEKITDKGIGNGISLLIMIGIIATMPQSFVQEFISRTTNNTGGLMFMLIEIIIWFLVILASVLLVMAIRQIPVQYARRSASGGYEKNIMGSRQYIPLKLNASGVMPIIFAQAIMFAPSLIGRTFNNTAVGQWMEVQFADIFGLWYNVLFAVLIIIFTYFYTAITVPTNKMADDLKRSGGFIPGIRPGKETADFLDKIMSLITFPGSVFLALLAVLPAVVVKLMDVQAGWALFYGGTSLLIMVGVAIDTVQQVNSYLLNRHYDGLMKTGKNRKVA